The window TGCCATGCTGGTAGGTTTTACACTAAAGGATCAAGTGGAAGAGATCTTTATGAATCCTGTAATGGTATCGGGTATGCTGCTTGTAACCGGTACACTTCTCTTTTCGACAAAATTTGTTAAGCACCCTAAAAATGAAGTGGATGTAAAAAGAGGTCTGATAATGGGCGTGGCACAGGCATTTGCCATCCTGCCCGGCATTTCGCGATCCGGTTCAACCATCTCTGTGGGGCTTTTCAGCGGAGTAAAAAGGGAGAGCGTGGCTGATTTTTCCTTTTTAATGGTTCTTCCCGTACTGGCTGGTGCCATGCTGCTTGAGCTACTGGAAATAGCACAAAACGGGATTGAATATGGAGCGGTACTTGCTTTAATCGGTGGATTTGTTGCATCCTTTACGTCCGGTTACCTGTCTCTGAAATATCTGATTATCCTGCTCAGAAAAGACAAATTCTATTTATTCTCATTCTATTGCTGGGCGGTTGGTATTGCAGGATTGATTTATTTCATTTAATCACTAAAAGTGCAAGGGTTCCCTTGATGCCATTTTTAAATTTGGCTACCTTAGATGCCGTCTAATCAAACCTGAAAAATGGAAATATACATTTTTGTCGTTCTGTCTGTTCTCGCCATTGCATCGGCACTGGGCATGGTAATGTCGAACAGCACAGTAAACAGTGCACTATTGCTCGTGGTAAATCTGGTAACTCTTTCGGGTGTATACCTTCTGCTCCAGGCTCAGTTCCTGGCACTTATCCAGATTCTGGTCTATGCGGGAGCAATTATGGTGCTTTTTCTCTTCGTAATTATGCTCTTGAACGTTGACAAAGAGGAGAGCCTTTTTGACAAGTTCAGAGTGAAATACCTTTTGGCCTTTTTGTTGGGTGTGATTGTATTTGCACAGATTTTATACAGTATTGGCGGTGTAACGGATATGCTGCCGGAGATCTCCTCCGAAATGATACAGGTGGGTACCGTCGAATCCCTGGGGGATGTGCTTTACACAGACTATCTTTTTGCATTTGAAATGACCGCTATACTGCTAACCGCTGCCGTTGTAGGAGCTCTTATGGTTGCCCAATTTAAGACGAAGCAAACCGGAGAAACAGAATGATAGGAATTGATTGGTATCTTGCCCTAAGCGCTGTCCTCTTTGTGATTGGCATGATCGGTGTACTTATTCGGCGGAATGCGATTGTCATTTTTATGTGCATTGAATTGATGCTGAATTCCGTGAACCTCGCTTTGATCTCTTTTAGTGCCTATCATGGTGATGTGGCAGGTCAGATTCTCGTATTTTTCTCGCTTTCTGTAGCTGCTGCAGAAGCTGTTGTGGGACTGGCTATTATCATTGCAATCTTCCGGAACAATCTCTCCGTAGACATTACAAGGGTGAACCTGCTGCGTTGGTAAACAGACCATGTTCTGTGTTACCGCAAATCTGAATATTCATTTGCAGTTGCCTATCTCAGAGGCTTCAGAATATAGTTTGTGCTGTCCGTTTCAACCGTCTGTGTGAATGGAATATGTATCCGTGTGGGTAAGAGAATGGAGCGTGCAGTATTGCAATTTCCCGGAATCCCATGGGCTCTAATCTAACCGCCGGTATTCACTATTCCATATCGTGTTCAGCGGGGGTATCGTCAATGGTATCAGCATGCGCTTTGCCGGGTCGAATCAGAAAGATGCAAACCAGCAGAAATAGAACACCGGCCAGGGCTGTGACATAGAATGTACCTTCGAGGCTGATATGCAGATAGACCAGCCCCAAAACATAGGGCCCCAATGCCTGTCCGACCCGCATAACCATCCAGTTCACGGAAAGAAAAGCAGCCCGGAAATCGCTGGGGGCATAACCTGTAAGCAGATTCAGAATGCTTGGAATATTCATACCCTGTGCTACACCGAAGAGGCTGATCGGCAGAATAAAGTACCAGATATTATCAATTACAGGTACCATAAAGAAGATAATGGAATAAAGCAGTGCAGCTGCTGTAATGAGGTTTTTTTCACTGAATCGCAGTGCAAGTTTTCCAAGCTGAGCGGATGTGATTGCCGTAACCAGGGATGAACCCGATAAAATCACACCTATGGCAAATGAACTCTGACCAAATTTTTCGTCCAGCAGAATTGTAAAAAAGGTAATGTAACCTCCATAAAGTATGATGAATGTAAGGAACATACCCAGAAACAATCCAAGCACCATTTTTGACATCAGCGCGGATCTGATTTCGCGGAAGTAAAGCTTCATTTCCATTCCGTTTCCCGTGTTTTCCTGTTTGAGAAAGAAAAGGGCAACGAGTCCAACAGGAAGTGCCAGCAGGCTGAGAAAAAACGGGTAATACCATCCCATTATCGCGAGCGCGCCTCCGATAGCCGGATATAGTGCCGTTCCTATACTGAGAACGCTCCCGTTATATCCCATTACAACCGCGCGTTTATGCCCTTCGTAAAGATCACCGATAAGGGTGAGATTAAGAACTCCCAGGGCTGCACTTCCAATACCCTGAAATACCCGAAAAAGAAGCAACTGGTTAAAACTGTCAGCGTAGGCACAAGCCGTTCCTGCAATTCCAAACAGGAATAGTGAAGGGACCAGGATAACTTTTCTGCTGTACCGGTCGGCCAGAATTCCAAATATAGGCGTGAAAAAGATTCCGGGCAGGGTAAAAAATGTAATGAGCAGCCCGATTTGTGCAGATGAAACGCCTAAAGAACGCGCTATGGATGGGAAAGCTGGAGCAATACTTGAAACTCCCATTACTGCAGAGAGCGTTATACCAAAAATGATATAAACGTTGAACTCCTTAAAGGGTGATACTTGCTGCCTGGTCGTATTCAAAAAAAATGAGGATTGTAGTTGGGTTAGTTTAACCTGTCATAGTTAAACTGCCGTCTATGCAGGGCCGGTGCAATATAAAATAAAAAACAGTCAGGGTTCGACTCTTCATATGTCCGTTCAGTTTTATTGGATTGGATGGGTTGCGTTGGCAGCCTGATAGAACGTATTTTGTAAATTGTGAGTTACAATTAACCCTGAGCATAAAATTAGGTTAAAAAGTTTCAGGTAATCTTTGTACAATTGCGGGGATTGAAATACTAATAAATAGAATCACAGACACGATTTGCTAATAAAAAATCAGGTGCTCTCTGATATAGAAAGCAAAAAGTATACGATAAAATTTGCCAGAACAGAAGATGAGGTCGATGCTGCCCTTCAGCTGAGGTACCGTGTTTTCAAAGAGGAACTGGAGCGTCAGTTTACTTTTTCCGGGGAACGGGATAAAGATGAATATGATGATCAGGCCCATCACCTGATTGTTGTGGATAATGATTCAGAGCAAGTTATCGGTACCTACAGATTGCAAACATACGAGCAGGCCAAAGCGGGCAACGGTTTTGTCAGCGAAAAACGTTTCAGGCTTGATCAGTTTCCGGACCATGTAATAAAAAATGCAGTGGAAGTGGGCAGAGCCTGTATTAGTCCGGAGCACAGAAGCGGAAGAGTTCTTTTTCTGCTTTGGAAAGGTTTTGCCGGTTATTTGACTCACTTCGAGAAACGCTATCTTTTCGGGTACGCAGCTTTTGGAACAACCGACTTTGGACTCATTCTCAATACCTGCAGATACCTCAGGGAAAGGGGGTATTACCATCCGGATTTTTACATTGAGGCAAAACCCGAATACAAGATCAACCCGGACCTGAAATATGAAAAATCGGACAAGATTGACCTTCCTCCACTTTTTGAAAACTATCTGAACGTTGATTCCACCGTTTGCAGTGAGCCATCCTTTGATAAAGAGCTGATGCTTGCCCACTGTTTGATTCTGCTTGACGTTGAAAACATATCCGACAGAACCAGAAAACTCTTTTTCGGCTGATTTTTTTTGGATTTGAGCGGTAATCATCCGTGCTTTTATCTGCACGCTGTCAAATCAACTTACACTACAGATGCGAAAATTCAGATCCATATTCAGGGTTTCATTGCTGATAGTGTTCACAATGATGACGTATCTGCTCTACCTGGTACCCTATCTTTTTTTCAGGTTGGCCGGATTTAATTACCATCCCCTGCGTAATCTCCATATGCGCACCTGGTCGAGAGGGGTGTCGAGAATCCTGAATATCAAAATCAATGTAGAGGGCAAAGCCCCCGAGCCGCCGTTCTTCCTGGTGTCGAACCATCTGAGCTATATTGATATCGTACCCATGTTTCTGAACCTGAAATGCACATTTGTTGCAAAGAAAGAGGTAAGAAGCTGGCCTGTACTTGGCTTTATGGTTGCAACCATGGGGGTTATATTTGTAGACAGATCACGTAAACGGGACGTAAAGCGCGTAAATTCGATTCTAACGAATAGTCTTACCCGGTACCAGGGTGTGGTTGTATTCCCGGAGGGAACCACTTCTGGGGGAGAGAAGATACTGCCATTCAGGCCGCCGCTTCTTGAATTCCCTTCAACCATGGAGATTCCGGTTTACTATGCATCGATTCGCTATGAAACAGATACCGAAAGAGGCGACCTGCCGGCAGAACGCAGTGTTTGTTTCTATGGTGCAAGGGATCCATTCCACAAACATGTGATGATGCTTGCGGCCAATCGCAGAATAAATTGCACGATGAGTTTTTCAGATACGCCGGTTACCAGAAAAAACCGAAAGGAGCTGGCCAATGAACTTCAGGAAAGGGTGAGTGAACTATTTGAACCAATGGAATCATCAAAGGGATAAATACTTGTCAAGCCGGGCTTTTAAAAAAAAATTAAACATGACTAGGGGGGAGGGTGCGTGTGATCTGTACTATACACACATGACCATACACGCATAATAATAATTCAATCAAATCACTTAACCCCAGAATTATGAACATGTTTAAAAAAATACTCCCATTCTCACTGCTTGCAGCTGTGCTTTTTGCCGGATGTGATGTAATGGACACTAACCTGGACACAGAGCCTAAATTGCAGGTTCAGATGCAGGTCAATTCCACAGGTTCCTTTGCTAAACAACTAACAGCAAGCCAGGATGTTACCAGCTTAGAGATCACAGAAGTGAAGCTTTATGTTGAAGACTTTGAACTTGACGGAACGCGCGGTACCGAAGATTTTGAGCTGGAAGATATCATCGTAAATCTGCCGCTTGACGGTACCCCTCTGGTAATCACGGAAAAGGAGATTCCCGCCGGCTTTTATGATGAATTTGAGCTGGAAGTGGAACGACCGGACGATGATGAATTTGTATCCGATACCGATATCATTGATGAATCTGGTCGCTATTCCATTGTAGTAAAAGGTGCCTTTAACGGTGAAAACTTCATGTATCGCTCGAAAGAGGACTTTGAAATTGAAATGGAATTGCATCCGCCTCTCGAAGTAGGTGAAAACGAGAATACAGCGGTTGTCGTTGAAATTGATATTGACAAATGGTTCCGTGACTCATCAGGCAACCATCTGGATCCGAATGACGATAATAACAGGGACAATATCGACAGCAATATTGAAAATTCATTCGAAGGGTACGAGGATGATGAGGATGATGACGACAAATCTGAAGATTCTGAAAAGGCAGAAGCCAAGGCTTACTTCAATAATACAGGTGTTGATTCAGACGCCAGTGGGTATGCTGAGCTTGAGAAACGCACGTACCGAACCGAATTCAAGGTAGAAATTGAAGACCTGGATGTCGGAACGTATGAATTATGGGTTGCCGGTGAAATGCGTGCTGAAATTGAGGTAAAGCAGGATGAAGACGGCACAGAAGGTGAGATCGAATTTCGCAATCCTGCAGAATCTGGTAAGCCAATGCTGGACTTTGACCCGTTGGGTGAGCTGATTACCATTGAACAGGACGGCACCGTGTTCCTTTCAGTTGAGTTCCCTGCTGAATTGACATACGACGACGACGATGACGATGATGAAGAAGATGACGATGACGATGATGATGACGACGATGATGAAGATGATGATAACGACGACGATGACGACGACGATGATGATGAAGATGATGACTAAGTCGGCGTTTTAAATCGAACCTTTCAAGCCTGCCGGAGTAGTACCCGGCAGGTTTTTTTATTTCATAACGGGACGCTGCCGGCTTAAGCAAGAAACGATTCTGATGAAGGTGGTTTTTTGCCTCCCGGAATTGCTAACCTCCTGCTGCATCTATGGGATTGCCCGCAAATAGACTGATAAATCTGAGGTGGATAATAAATGAGTTTGCGATTAGGGGTAAGGCGGGTTCTCATCTGTAATACTTACACAACACAATACATAGAAACTTTACCTAAACAGAGAACGATGTTTCGAATAATAAAAACCATACCCCTTATACTGCTTACAGGCCTGATTGCCGCATCATGTGATTCAACCAGCTCCGTACCTGGAGAGGAAGCCTCACTGATGCTGCAGATGCAGGTGCAAACACAAAACATTACTGCCAAATATGTCCAGGGTCAACAGGATGTGTCCGGGCTGACTATTGATGAAGTGAAGCTTTACATTGATGAGATGGAGCTGGAAAGCATCGAGAATGATTCACTCGATTTTGAGATAGAAGATTTCATCGTAAACCTGCCACTGGATGGTTCCCCGCTTACGCTTACCGAACAGGCACTGCCGCAGGGCATCTATGATGAATTTGAACTCGAAATTGAAAAAGCTGAAGATGACATAAACGTCAGCGATAGCGATTTCAGAGACGAAACCGGCACATATTCACTTGTTGTACTGGGAACTTTTAACGGTGAAAGCTTCATATTTCGGTCTACGGATGACTTTGAGCTGGAACTGGAGCTGAATCCACCTCTTGAGCTTACCGGGGGAGAGAGCTCGATTCTTCAGGTAACAGCAGATGTATCAAGCTGGTTCAAGGGTGCATCCGGTGAAGATCTGGATCCAAATAATGCTGATAATTTTGAGACCATCAATCAGAACATTGAAAACTCATTCGAAGGATATGAGGATGATGTTGATGACGATGATGATGACGATGGTGATGATGACTAATTCAAGTTTGTAATACCCCGAATAAGCCAAGGGCCAGCCGGTAGATCATCGGCCGGCCTTTCTTTTTTTCTCCAAATGTTGATCTCTTGAGAGTGCAAAATTAAGTCTGTTTAAGTTGCTTCAATAAAAAAATAAGTAAAACAAGCTTGAAACAACCTGATTCAGATAGATTTCAGATAAGTGTCTTGGAGCAGTTAAATGGGGAGAATGTCTGTCTGGTGAAGAAGGGGTGTTCGCTCCCGAACTAAAAATATTTTTTTCGGAGATGCCCTAAAGCCAGACATGTGCGCTAATTTAGGCACCGGGCAGGTATGAAGTGGCAATTATCGGTAAGGCAAATGCAACAAAACGGAAAAAAGGTTTCATTTCATTGCTTGACTACCTTTTAATATGTTAATACTACTTCAATGACCTTTGACCGTAACACTTATTTGGAAGAATTGAGCATGCAAAGGCTTCGCCCATAACTCTGCGTTTTTCATCTCATGTAATGGTCAATTTTTGAAATCATAAATCATTGTTATTTCTTCAATGATTTATTGAAACATATATTTCCATAAATTTTCGCAAAAACAATCCAAAATACACTTTGTATTCTAGATGATTGTCTGATTTTTCAGGGTCAGCATGGCAGATCAGAAATGCATGCTCATCACTATGTTCAATATGGTCTGAGTAATTCTGATTCTATTAAACTCAGCTCCGAAGAATGGGCTGAGTCAATACGAGTACGGGCATTTATTGTGCCTTCTGATGTATCTCATCAGATAGAGTTAGACGGTTCAGAAAAAGTGCTCATGATTTGGCTGGATCCTGAATTTTCAATCAAGAGGTCGATGACTGATGCAGATATTATAAATACTTCCTTAGGGAGTCTTGAATCTGATTTAAAACCATATGCTGTGCAAACTTTGAATTGTGAATCAGCAAATCAAATTCGGGGGATTATTACAGGTTGGCCTGCAGCAGACGCTATGGATAAACTGGACAACCGGATTTCTGAAAGTATTAAGTGGATTAAAAGTCGCGTAAAAGATCAAACGATAACGGTAGAACATTTGGCTGAAACTGTCTATCTAAGTCCGGGAAGGTTGATGCATCTGTTCTCTGAGCAAATAGGTATTCCGATACGTAAATACATTTTGTGGCAGCGACTACGGGCCGCACTCCTCAAGCTGGCTGATGGAGAGTCTATCACTGAAGCTGCCTACTATGCCGGTTTCACGGATTCTCCTCATATGAATAGGGTTTTTAAAGCAAATTTTGGCATTACTCCATCAAAAATATTCAAGAACAGCAGGTTCATACAAGTGATTGGCTGTTGACCATGATATCCTATAGCTGAACAATAAATCAGTTATAGGAGGTATTATGGAAATTTTCCCACTACAAACAGGGTCTGTTAAGGTAAAGAAAGCTCAAAAATCACGTGAAAAAGGAGGGATGTTACGTGTTCTCACTTCTGAAAAATGGACAGACTGGTTGCCTATTTATGCCTGGTTGATCAAGCACCCTGAAGGAACATTTGTAGTTGACACCGGAGAAACTTCTTTAACATCCCGTAGCGGTTATTTTCCCAAATGGCACCCTTATTATCGATATGCGGTCAAGATGGATGTATCCAGAGATGATGAAATTGACCGACAATTGGCTCGATATAATGTTGACTCCAAAGATGTTGATAAAGTAATACTCACACATTTTCATACAGATCACGCAGGTGGACTGTATCATTTTTCAAACAGTGATATCCTTGTACCCAAATCAGAATATCAGAATGCAAAGGGCACAATAGGAAAATTGAGAGGTTACCTGCCGCAGCATTGGAAGGATTGGTTTAAACCCGATGAAATTGAATTTAAAAAACAGAATTATGGTCCGTTTGCAGAGTCATACCCTGTAACCAAAGATGGAAGCATTATGGCAGTACCAACTCCAGGTCATACTCCGGGTCATCTTTCAGTGGTTGCTGATACCGGTGATAAAAAAGTATTCCTGGCCGGAGATACCAGTTATACAGAGCAACTACTAATAAATCTCCAACCGGACGGAGTAACTCCTGACACAAAACAGTCGTTAGATACACAAATGAAGATATTGAAACTGGCTGAACAGGGTCCGGTTATATATTTACCTTCACATGATCCTGAGGCATCTCGTAGACTCAGTACAAATAAAACTTTAGCTGTATAAAGAATTAAAAAATATGGGAGTGAAGTATAGGTTGGTTCATAATGAATGATTATAACCAGGTTAAAACTATAAGTTGAATAGGATTCCCATACGCCGTGATTGCAGCATAGCGGGGATTGATGGAATTTTGCGCTGACCAATAAATCCATCTTTGATTTCCCGGTAGTAATTAGAGCGAAAAAAGTTCTTGATTTATAATCATGAATATACACGTAGGCCTATCAATGCAAATACGCTTACACCGTTACTCTATGCGTGACAGGTCAGTCTGAAATGATCAGCCCTTTACGCCTTATGACTTGCTAAGGATTCAATAGATAGGACTGAGAGAGTACAAACATTCAAAAACTGACAGAAATCTTAAAAGAGGGCTGAAATCCCAGGTCAAGAACATCAACCGGTATGGGACTCAGGCGGGGCACAGGTTGTGTGTCATCAAAATTAAATGCGTAATCGCGGTACCAAACATTGTCGTTGTCGAGCAGATTATAAAGTGTAATTTCTGCCTTAATATTGGTGTTTCCGGCCGTTACAGCGTAAGAGATTCCCGCGTCAAGGCGCCGGTAGGAATCAAGTCGCCGCGTTGTGGTGTCACTGCCGAATGTATAGAGTTTATTTGGCGCTCCGCTCATCATAAGCCAGGAGAAATACAGATTTGGGCCATTATTTACAGAGTATTCGGCCGTGGCCGTGTATGTGTGGGTTCGATCCCAATCGGCAAAGAAT of the Rhodohalobacter mucosus genome contains:
- a CDS encoding lysophospholipid acyltransferase family protein, which encodes MRKFRSIFRVSLLIVFTMMTYLLYLVPYLFFRLAGFNYHPLRNLHMRTWSRGVSRILNIKINVEGKAPEPPFFLVSNHLSYIDIVPMFLNLKCTFVAKKEVRSWPVLGFMVATMGVIFVDRSRKRDVKRVNSILTNSLTRYQGVVVFPEGTTSGGEKILPFRPPLLEFPSTMEIPVYYASIRYETDTERGDLPAERSVCFYGARDPFHKHVMMLAANRRINCTMSFSDTPVTRKNRKELANELQERVSELFEPMESSKG
- a CDS encoding helix-turn-helix domain-containing protein, with protein sequence MHAHHYVQYGLSNSDSIKLSSEEWAESIRVRAFIVPSDVSHQIELDGSEKVLMIWLDPEFSIKRSMTDADIINTSLGSLESDLKPYAVQTLNCESANQIRGIITGWPAADAMDKLDNRISESIKWIKSRVKDQTITVEHLAETVYLSPGRLMHLFSEQIGIPIRKYILWQRLRAALLKLADGESITEAAYYAGFTDSPHMNRVFKANFGITPSKIFKNSRFIQVIGC
- a CDS encoding NADH-quinone oxidoreductase subunit J, producing MEIYIFVVLSVLAIASALGMVMSNSTVNSALLLVVNLVTLSGVYLLLQAQFLALIQILVYAGAIMVLFLFVIMLLNVDKEESLFDKFRVKYLLAFLLGVIVFAQILYSIGGVTDMLPEISSEMIQVGTVESLGDVLYTDYLFAFEMTAILLTAAVVGALMVAQFKTKQTGETE
- a CDS encoding undecaprenyl-diphosphate phosphatase, with product MDLLQAILLGILQGITEFLPVSSSGHLALARALVGRELVPGITFEIVVHFGSFCSIAFYFRERLFAILKDLFTSLTPSGIKAGRLRTDGNTRYSFIILLSMIPAMLVGFTLKDQVEEIFMNPVMVSGMLLVTGTLLFSTKFVKHPKNEVDVKRGLIMGVAQAFAILPGISRSGSTISVGLFSGVKRESVADFSFLMVLPVLAGAMLLELLEIAQNGIEYGAVLALIGGFVASFTSGYLSLKYLIILLRKDKFYLFSFYCWAVGIAGLIYFI
- a CDS encoding MFS transporter, whose protein sequence is MNTTRQQVSPFKEFNVYIIFGITLSAVMGVSSIAPAFPSIARSLGVSSAQIGLLITFFTLPGIFFTPIFGILADRYSRKVILVPSLFLFGIAGTACAYADSFNQLLLFRVFQGIGSAALGVLNLTLIGDLYEGHKRAVVMGYNGSVLSIGTALYPAIGGALAIMGWYYPFFLSLLALPVGLVALFFLKQENTGNGMEMKLYFREIRSALMSKMVLGLFLGMFLTFIILYGGYITFFTILLDEKFGQSSFAIGVILSGSSLVTAITSAQLGKLALRFSEKNLITAAALLYSIIFFMVPVIDNIWYFILPISLFGVAQGMNIPSILNLLTGYAPSDFRAAFLSVNWMVMRVGQALGPYVLGLVYLHISLEGTFYVTALAGVLFLLVCIFLIRPGKAHADTIDDTPAEHDME
- a CDS encoding N-acyl homoserine lactonase family protein; the encoded protein is MEIFPLQTGSVKVKKAQKSREKGGMLRVLTSEKWTDWLPIYAWLIKHPEGTFVVDTGETSLTSRSGYFPKWHPYYRYAVKMDVSRDDEIDRQLARYNVDSKDVDKVILTHFHTDHAGGLYHFSNSDILVPKSEYQNAKGTIGKLRGYLPQHWKDWFKPDEIEFKKQNYGPFAESYPVTKDGSIMAVPTPGHTPGHLSVVADTGDKKVFLAGDTSYTEQLLINLQPDGVTPDTKQSLDTQMKILKLAEQGPVIYLPSHDPEASRRLSTNKTLAV
- the nuoK gene encoding NADH-quinone oxidoreductase subunit NuoK, whose amino-acid sequence is MIGIDWYLALSAVLFVIGMIGVLIRRNAIVIFMCIELMLNSVNLALISFSAYHGDVAGQILVFFSLSVAAAEAVVGLAIIIAIFRNNLSVDITRVNLLRW
- a CDS encoding GNAT family N-acetyltransferase, translated to MLIKNQVLSDIESKKYTIKFARTEDEVDAALQLRYRVFKEELERQFTFSGERDKDEYDDQAHHLIVVDNDSEQVIGTYRLQTYEQAKAGNGFVSEKRFRLDQFPDHVIKNAVEVGRACISPEHRSGRVLFLLWKGFAGYLTHFEKRYLFGYAAFGTTDFGLILNTCRYLRERGYYHPDFYIEAKPEYKINPDLKYEKSDKIDLPPLFENYLNVDSTVCSEPSFDKELMLAHCLILLDVENISDRTRKLFFG